In Balearica regulorum gibbericeps isolate bBalReg1 chromosome 14, bBalReg1.pri, whole genome shotgun sequence, one genomic interval encodes:
- the C1QTNF2 gene encoding complement C1q tumor necrosis factor-related protein 2, which translates to MISAVLLLWTVPCVANHILGGFAKGALQEGPQLACSLPGPPGPPGPPGTPGAPGTVGRMGFPGKDGKDGKDGDKGEHGDEGPQGRTGNPGKPGPKGKAGAIGKAGPRGPKGLKGNPGKNGAPGKKGPKGNKGETGMPGPCTCNTNKAKSAFSVAVSKSYPRERLPIKFDRILMNEGGHYNASSGKFICSIPGIYYFTYDITLANKHLAIGLVHNGQYRIKTFDANTGNHDVASGSTILSLKQEDEVWLQIFYSEQNGLFYDPYWTDSLFTGFLIYPDQDYLNEI; encoded by the exons ATGATCtctgctgtcctcctcctctggaCCGTGCCCTGTGTGGCAAACCACATCCTCGGGGGCTTTGCCAAGGGAGCGCTGCAGGAAGGTCCCCAGCTGGCGTGCAGCCTGCCGGGACCCCCGGGGCCACCCGGCCCCCCCGGCACGCCCGGGGCTCCAGGGACGGTTGGCAGGATGGGCTTCCCCGGCAAAGATGGCAAGGACGGCAAGGATGGGGATAAAGGCGAGCACGGCGATGAAG GTCCACAAGGCAGAACAGGAAACCCCGGCAAGCCAGGACCAAAGGGGAAAGCAGGAGCTATTGGCAAGGCAGGCCCACGAGGGCCCAAGGGTTTAAAGGGTAATCCTGGAAAAAACGGGGCACCAGGAAAGAAAGGTCCCAAAGGGAACAAGGGCGAGACCGGGATGCCAGGACCCTGCACCTGTAACACCAACAAAGCCAAATCTGCCTTCTCTGTGGCAGTCTCAAAGAGCTACCCAAGGGAAAGGCTGCCCATCAAATTTGATAGGATCCTGATGAACGAGGGAGGACATTACAATGCTTCCAGCGGGAAATTTATATGCAGCATCCCAGGAATTTACTACTTCACTTATGACATCACTTTGGCCAACAAACACTTGGCCATTGGCTTGGTCCACAACGGGCAGTACCGGATCAAGACTTTTGATGCCAACACTGGGAACCACGACGTTGCCTCTGGATCAACCATCCTTTCCCTGAAGCAGGAGGATGAGGTGTGGCTGCAGATCTTTTACTCAGAACAAAATGGGCTCTTTTATGATCCCTACTGGACAGACAGCTTATTCACTGGCTTCCTGATATATCCCGATCAAGATTATCTCAATGAAATATAG